In one window of Candidatus Binatia bacterium DNA:
- a CDS encoding DUF2298 domain-containing protein, with protein sequence MGALLSWWVLLEVLGLVGLPLAARLFGEARAYGYVFSKILAVATVTYIAWLLGHAGLAYGTGLRVAVVAFAALNVVLAWRDRVALGAWIRSDGLRELLRADAWWTAAFLFFAWQRALHPHIVDQEKYMDFAFFNTLIRTEQMPPEDPWMSGLPFNYYYFGYLMNANLARLLPLPSPVAYNLCVATIGGLVFAQLAGIGWQLMQRHGPALLTGAFGVLLGNLDGLWQVLEKGSFLDMDYFRSTRIVGKDATINEFPYFTVIHGDLHPHLSVMPLTILLVGWLLLRRPWSDIATRGIATMGELVRVTVLGLVFGAMVATSPWELPVGLMVTFLLLQRELPLRPLLSWPRVRTGLITLSVLVVGYVAFLPFYFHFQAPQGGVGFKVATTKLSEFLTVFGALLALPGWYLVQRLREEAAVQRFAQLLIATLALGLTIGVLSGKAVLVLTLAFLIASLWVAYRSEDEDSRGPVLLVFAASVALLACELVYIKDPYGERLYRMNTVFKLYLQAWFLLAIGSAWCMRRLATAAQPVASRIPLAHVATVLIVIATACYPLGVTATRLKYLDRGLTLDGNWYLRRDHPDDFAAIEWIRNNVRGLPVILEASGNPYSYYARFSSNTGLPTVMGWANHEGLWRSHEASVEARKREVAAIYAAPTLEEVEPLLNRYRVRYIVIGELERRDFKAESLEKFNRLRVAFSQGRTTIYER encoded by the coding sequence ATGGGTGCGCTACTGTCCTGGTGGGTGTTGTTGGAAGTCTTGGGACTGGTGGGACTTCCCCTGGCTGCTCGTCTGTTCGGCGAAGCTCGGGCATACGGTTATGTGTTCTCCAAGATTTTGGCCGTGGCCACGGTGACCTACATTGCGTGGCTGCTCGGCCACGCGGGTCTTGCCTACGGCACCGGCTTGCGCGTCGCTGTCGTGGCGTTCGCGGCACTCAACGTGGTGCTGGCCTGGCGCGACCGTGTCGCGCTCGGTGCGTGGATCCGCAGCGACGGGCTGCGCGAACTGTTGCGGGCTGACGCATGGTGGACCGCAGCATTTTTGTTCTTCGCCTGGCAGCGGGCTCTCCACCCGCACATTGTGGATCAGGAGAAGTACATGGACTTTGCCTTTTTCAACACCCTGATCCGCACCGAGCAAATGCCCCCGGAAGATCCGTGGATGTCAGGGCTGCCGTTCAACTACTACTATTTCGGCTACTTGATGAATGCCAACTTGGCACGCCTGCTCCCGCTGCCCAGCCCCGTGGCGTACAACCTCTGTGTGGCGACCATCGGTGGGCTTGTGTTCGCCCAGCTCGCCGGCATTGGCTGGCAACTCATGCAACGGCACGGCCCGGCGCTGCTGACTGGCGCGTTTGGCGTTTTGCTCGGGAACCTTGATGGCCTCTGGCAAGTGCTGGAAAAGGGCAGCTTCCTCGACATGGATTACTTCCGCTCCACGCGCATTGTGGGCAAAGACGCCACGATTAACGAGTTCCCCTATTTCACCGTGATCCATGGCGATTTGCACCCGCACTTATCGGTCATGCCCCTCACCATTCTTCTGGTCGGATGGCTGTTGTTGCGGCGTCCCTGGAGCGACATCGCCACGCGTGGAATCGCCACCATGGGCGAGCTCGTGCGCGTGACGGTACTCGGCCTCGTGTTCGGCGCCATGGTGGCAACCAGCCCCTGGGAGCTACCCGTGGGGCTGATGGTGACCTTTCTCCTCCTGCAACGCGAGCTCCCGTTGCGGCCGCTTTTATCCTGGCCACGGGTGCGCACGGGTCTCATTACCCTGAGTGTGCTCGTGGTCGGGTATGTTGCCTTCCTGCCCTTTTACTTTCACTTCCAGGCTCCGCAGGGCGGCGTGGGATTCAAAGTTGCCACCACCAAACTCTCGGAGTTCTTGACCGTTTTCGGGGCCCTGCTCGCTCTGCCGGGATGGTATCTTGTGCAACGATTGCGGGAAGAGGCGGCCGTGCAACGGTTTGCCCAGCTCCTAATCGCGACCCTCGCTCTAGGGCTCACCATTGGCGTGCTGAGCGGGAAAGCGGTCCTGGTGCTGACGCTAGCTTTTCTCATCGCGTCGTTGTGGGTTGCTTACCGCAGCGAGGACGAGGACAGCCGTGGCCCCGTACTGCTGGTGTTTGCTGCCAGTGTCGCACTTCTGGCTTGTGAGTTGGTGTACATCAAAGACCCTTACGGTGAACGGCTGTACCGGATGAACACGGTCTTCAAGCTCTACTTACAAGCCTGGTTTCTGCTTGCCATCGGCTCGGCCTGGTGTATGCGCCGCCTCGCAACGGCTGCCCAGCCGGTGGCGAGCCGCATCCCCCTTGCACATGTGGCTACCGTTCTCATCGTCATCGCCACTGCTTGCTACCCATTGGGCGTGACCGCGACCCGACTCAAATACCTTGATCGCGGCCTCACGCTCGATGGCAACTGGTACCTACGACGCGACCACCCCGATGACTTTGCGGCCATCGAGTGGATCCGCAACAACGTGCGCGGTCTACCGGTGATCTTGGAGGCGAGCGGCAATCCTTACTCCTACTACGCGCGCTTCTCTTCCAATACCGGGCTGCCAACGGTGATGGGATGGGCGAACCACGAAGGCCTGTGGCGTAGCCACGAGGCCTCGGTGGAAGCACGGAAGCGGGAGGTCGCAGCGATTTACGCGGCACCCACCCTCGAAGAGGTTGAACCGCTGCTCAATCGTTATCGTGTGCGGTACATCGTTATCGGCGAACTCGAACGGCGCGATTTCAAGGCGGAAAGCTTGGAGAAATTCAACCGACTCCGTGTGGCCTTTTCCCAAGGGCGGACCACCATCTACGAGCGATGA
- the thiE gene encoding thiamine phosphate synthase → MIVRPMFRLPCPVYPIVDCDAASQQDPLRFAISLLEAGVPLLQLRAKSRTSREFLALATEIATACAQHGAQLVINDRPDIALLAGAAGVHLGQEDIPPDAVRPWFGRPRIIGWSTHNLTQAVAAASTGLVDYIGVGPIFSTSSKANPDPVVGLALLGEIRAAVQLPIVAIGGISEANAQAVLDAGADAVAMISAIARAPEPGAFVRRLLDTLVPQRRA, encoded by the coding sequence TTGATTGTTCGTCCCATGTTCCGTCTTCCTTGCCCTGTGTACCCAATTGTGGACTGCGACGCCGCTTCTCAGCAGGACCCGTTGCGCTTCGCCATCTCCCTGCTCGAAGCTGGTGTGCCGCTCTTGCAACTGCGGGCGAAGTCGCGGACCAGCCGCGAGTTTCTCGCCCTGGCAACCGAGATTGCCACGGCCTGTGCTCAGCATGGTGCGCAGTTGGTCATCAATGACCGCCCGGACATTGCCTTGCTTGCGGGGGCGGCTGGGGTGCACTTGGGGCAAGAAGACATCCCCCCCGATGCCGTTCGCCCGTGGTTTGGCCGGCCGCGGATCATTGGTTGGTCGACGCACAACCTGACCCAGGCCGTCGCAGCAGCAAGCACAGGGCTGGTGGATTATATCGGCGTGGGGCCCATATTCTCTACTTCCAGCAAAGCGAACCCCGATCCGGTCGTGGGTCTTGCATTGCTGGGAGAAATTCGGGCCGCGGTGCAACTGCCGATTGTCGCCATCGGAGGGATCTCTGAGGCCAATGCGCAAGCGGTGCTCGACGCGGGGGCTGATGCCGTGGCCATGATCAGCGCGATTGCACGGGCCCCGGAGCCAGGGGCGTTCGTGCGCCGCTTGCTCGACACCCTTGTTCCGCAAAGACGGGCTTGA
- a CDS encoding DUF2298 domain-containing protein, with protein sequence MSGESAPWWKRPALWAAAAVVLAAAVRFPAIEWDQRHFFHPDERAVAFAIQRISFTQIKLDPDWFAYGTLPIYLNRALAEILSLVDPQATSYDDIIINGRRLTAFLGTLTVLVLIRLGARLYDPAVGALAGFLLAGAVLHVQNSRFLTVDVPLTFFVLLALAQLVWAAEKGAWRSFLLAGAGIGLAMATKFSATPLFLPLAVVGLLRWRREGQLWPNVAKVFAATFVAGATFAIAQPYALLNFSRYAHDILEQSNMVRNAGLFPYTNQYMHTPKYIYELTQLVLWCMAPALGLAAVWAATVRPAFAWRSGRAAEWVLLSWVVPFFLVTGWFEVKFPRYLLPTYPVLCLWAAEWLLRQYRSGMQWRRLLLPLVLAGNTAALLAFLSIYTRPHTVRTASEWFYRNIPAGAKVLSQDWDEGFPFPVPGFSPNRYHIVTFSYYEPDSPAKIQRLARELASSDYIVFQTKRIYGAVTRAPEKFPLTTNYFYQLFAGDLGYTLIQEFASRPSLFGWGAPDELADESFSVYDHPKVLIFQNTGRLAEAELADRILHRPPSRPLTRNDLLLAKPSAEGVIATGSGERIRSSVLALILFAALVELLGLSFYPLVRHWFVRPGTLGLAKPLGVLLFAYVAWLLAGWHVAPFSQGTLGVLVIVFLFVGALAWRAHGRVPMSRGEILATEGLFWGVFAFFLIVRAYNPEIYWGEKPMDFSFLNTLYRTTYLPPPEPWFAGSALHYSYFGYFIVAALGKTLGIEPAIAYNLGIALVAGLTAAAVFAAGTMVGDRWGVGLFAAFLAVMVGNLAGPRELWGAHRIINFDYFWATSRVIRDTINEFPFWSFLFADLHAHVMVMPLSMTFVALMMRWVRSRVMSPPEPLPRSNALVLLLLLAVTLGAITTTNTWSTPTYVALLAFTLAVLWLTESEHQGVGGFAFGFIVRVVLVTVVVLGLAYLFFWPYWATFVAPERNFGWERLPPWKLVQPRDLFTIFGTFLLAIVPFLWRQWGELLRSDQGRWTAPRVAAWAIVVLLPVVGFSISTRVGMSVLFLLALQLLLSPTTTREWRLALALATFALAIPAGTDLVYLWDRMNTIFKFYLEAWFLFSLSAATMAVALWTGTVSLGPLRRVWQAVFVAAIAVGIFTAVTDVIGILRTNRVPTPKPTLDGMAYLRIKAPDEYAAIEWLNRNVKGIPYILEAHGDAYQEFTRVAMNTGLPTVLGWAYHVYQRAHSWNEINRRKADVTLAYTTEDKAELIQILDRYKVSLVYVGALERRTYAGGNLERFRSWTDVLTPVYQNPGVTIFAVNGRFAGSLPVTTIEEVAPAAEGDVPRAPDAPGILSQPRGVAVSPDGSIVVCDFGNNRMQVFRRDLSFVRVFGRRGELPGQFKEPCGVAIGSKGEIYVADTWNGRVQVFDAEGKYLREFGEALYGPRGIAVDAKGSVFVADTGNNRIVRYSARGDKEVEWGRKGDGPGEFWEPTGIVVDQSSTVLVADNGNGRLQMFTRDGKFLGSFPVPGWESKVFSEPHLTLDARGNVCATVPGDKEVRCYDRSGKLLRAIRGDGSAGVVFDTPMGIAFDAATNELVISDLENRIVRIRYGGR encoded by the coding sequence ATGAGTGGCGAAAGCGCCCCCTGGTGGAAGCGCCCTGCGCTGTGGGCAGCGGCAGCCGTCGTGCTTGCCGCTGCTGTGCGCTTCCCCGCCATCGAGTGGGATCAGCGCCACTTTTTCCATCCAGACGAGCGTGCGGTTGCGTTTGCCATTCAACGCATTTCCTTTACGCAGATCAAGCTCGACCCTGACTGGTTCGCCTACGGCACGTTGCCGATTTATTTGAACCGCGCGCTGGCGGAGATCTTGAGCCTCGTTGACCCGCAGGCAACCAGCTACGACGATATCATCATCAACGGCCGCCGCCTCACCGCTTTTCTGGGCACGCTCACGGTGCTGGTGCTGATTCGGCTGGGCGCGCGGTTGTATGACCCTGCCGTCGGCGCGCTTGCCGGTTTTCTACTGGCGGGCGCTGTGTTGCACGTTCAGAACTCTCGCTTCCTCACCGTGGACGTACCCCTCACCTTCTTCGTGCTGTTGGCGCTCGCGCAGCTCGTCTGGGCCGCGGAAAAAGGAGCGTGGCGATCTTTTCTGCTGGCGGGCGCCGGGATCGGCCTCGCCATGGCAACCAAGTTCAGTGCAACCCCTCTGTTTCTCCCGTTGGCCGTGGTTGGATTGCTGCGCTGGCGCCGCGAAGGGCAGTTGTGGCCGAACGTCGCGAAAGTGTTCGCCGCCACCTTCGTGGCAGGGGCCACGTTCGCCATCGCGCAACCCTACGCACTCCTCAACTTCTCCCGCTACGCGCACGACATTCTCGAGCAGAGCAACATGGTTCGGAATGCCGGATTGTTCCCGTACACCAACCAGTACATGCACACGCCGAAGTACATCTACGAGCTCACCCAGCTCGTTCTGTGGTGTATGGCACCGGCCCTCGGCTTGGCGGCGGTGTGGGCGGCCACAGTCCGGCCGGCTTTTGCCTGGCGTAGTGGCCGAGCCGCCGAGTGGGTGCTGCTCTCGTGGGTGGTGCCGTTTTTCCTCGTGACTGGCTGGTTCGAGGTCAAGTTCCCGCGTTACCTTCTGCCGACCTATCCGGTTCTCTGCCTGTGGGCAGCAGAGTGGTTGCTCCGCCAATATCGGAGTGGGATGCAGTGGCGGCGCCTGCTCTTGCCGCTGGTTTTGGCCGGGAATACGGCAGCGTTGCTCGCGTTCCTCTCCATTTACACGCGCCCGCATACCGTGCGGACGGCGTCGGAGTGGTTTTATCGCAACATTCCGGCAGGAGCGAAGGTGCTGTCCCAGGATTGGGACGAAGGGTTCCCTTTCCCCGTGCCTGGCTTTAGCCCCAACCGCTACCACATCGTCACCTTCAGTTACTACGAACCCGATTCGCCGGCCAAAATCCAGCGTTTGGCACGAGAGCTTGCGAGCAGCGACTACATTGTTTTCCAAACAAAGCGGATTTACGGTGCGGTGACGCGCGCCCCGGAAAAATTCCCCCTGACCACCAACTACTTCTATCAGCTCTTCGCCGGCGATCTGGGCTACACGCTGATTCAAGAATTCGCATCGCGTCCGTCGCTGTTCGGCTGGGGAGCCCCAGACGAACTGGCTGACGAGTCGTTCTCTGTTTACGACCACCCGAAGGTTCTCATCTTCCAAAACACGGGGCGACTCGCCGAGGCTGAGCTCGCCGATCGGATCTTGCACCGCCCGCCCTCACGGCCGCTCACGCGCAATGATCTCTTGCTCGCCAAGCCAAGTGCCGAGGGAGTGATCGCTACCGGCAGCGGAGAGCGCATTCGCTCGAGTGTGCTGGCGCTGATTTTGTTCGCGGCGCTTGTGGAGCTGCTTGGGTTGAGTTTCTACCCCTTAGTGCGGCACTGGTTCGTGCGGCCAGGCACTTTGGGGCTTGCCAAACCGCTCGGCGTGCTGCTGTTCGCTTACGTGGCTTGGCTACTCGCAGGGTGGCACGTGGCGCCATTCTCGCAAGGCACGCTCGGCGTGCTTGTGATCGTGTTTCTGTTCGTTGGCGCCCTCGCGTGGCGAGCGCACGGCCGGGTGCCCATGTCGCGAGGCGAGATTTTGGCCACCGAGGGCTTGTTTTGGGGCGTTTTCGCCTTCTTCCTTATCGTGCGTGCCTACAACCCAGAGATTTACTGGGGCGAGAAGCCGATGGACTTCTCCTTCCTCAACACTCTATACCGCACGACGTACCTGCCACCGCCCGAGCCTTGGTTCGCCGGTTCGGCGCTCCACTACAGTTATTTCGGCTACTTCATCGTTGCCGCCTTGGGGAAAACCCTCGGGATCGAGCCGGCCATTGCATACAACCTTGGAATCGCGCTGGTTGCGGGCCTTACGGCTGCAGCCGTGTTCGCGGCCGGCACCATGGTGGGCGACCGCTGGGGTGTCGGTCTCTTCGCAGCATTTTTAGCAGTGATGGTTGGCAACCTCGCCGGGCCACGCGAACTCTGGGGAGCACATCGCATCATCAACTTCGATTACTTCTGGGCGACTTCTCGGGTCATCCGCGACACCATCAATGAATTTCCCTTTTGGAGCTTTCTCTTCGCCGACTTGCACGCGCACGTGATGGTGATGCCCCTATCGATGACCTTCGTCGCCCTCATGATGCGTTGGGTACGAAGCCGGGTGATGTCGCCGCCAGAACCGCTTCCACGAAGCAATGCTTTGGTGTTGCTCCTACTCCTGGCCGTCACGCTGGGCGCGATTACCACCACGAACACTTGGAGCACGCCCACCTATGTGGCGCTGTTAGCCTTCACTCTCGCTGTGTTGTGGCTCACGGAAAGCGAGCACCAGGGTGTGGGCGGCTTCGCGTTTGGCTTCATCGTGCGCGTCGTTCTCGTTACCGTTGTCGTGCTTGGCCTGGCCTACCTTTTCTTCTGGCCTTATTGGGCCACGTTCGTCGCCCCCGAGCGCAACTTCGGCTGGGAACGGCTGCCGCCCTGGAAGCTGGTACAACCGCGCGACCTCTTCACCATCTTCGGAACCTTTCTCCTTGCCATCGTTCCGTTTTTGTGGCGCCAGTGGGGTGAGCTGTTGCGCTCCGACCAAGGGAGATGGACGGCACCGCGCGTGGCCGCGTGGGCAATCGTGGTACTCCTGCCCGTTGTGGGCTTTTCCATCTCGACGCGGGTTGGCATGAGCGTGCTGTTCCTGCTTGCCCTGCAGTTGCTTCTGAGCCCGACCACAACACGGGAGTGGAGGCTCGCTCTTGCCCTTGCAACCTTCGCCCTTGCGATCCCAGCGGGCACCGACCTTGTGTACCTTTGGGACCGAATGAACACGATCTTCAAGTTTTACTTGGAGGCGTGGTTCCTCTTCTCGCTCAGCGCTGCAACGATGGCGGTGGCGTTATGGACCGGTACCGTTTCGCTCGGCCCATTGCGCCGCGTGTGGCAGGCAGTATTCGTTGCCGCAATTGCAGTAGGAATCTTTACTGCCGTTACCGATGTTATTGGAATCTTGAGGACCAACCGAGTGCCCACTCCGAAGCCTACGTTGGACGGCATGGCATACTTGCGGATCAAAGCGCCCGACGAGTACGCCGCCATCGAATGGCTCAACCGCAATGTGAAGGGGATCCCCTACATCTTGGAAGCGCACGGCGACGCCTATCAAGAGTTCACCCGCGTCGCGATGAACACCGGATTGCCTACCGTACTCGGATGGGCCTACCACGTCTACCAACGCGCCCATTCGTGGAACGAGATCAACCGGCGCAAGGCCGACGTAACCCTGGCATACACGACAGAGGACAAGGCGGAATTGATCCAAATTCTCGACCGGTACAAAGTCAGCCTGGTATATGTCGGCGCCTTGGAGCGGCGGACTTACGCCGGGGGAAACTTAGAGCGGTTCCGTTCTTGGACCGACGTGCTCACACCGGTTTACCAGAACCCTGGGGTAACCATCTTTGCCGTCAATGGCCGCTTTGCCGGGTCCCTCCCGGTGACAACGATCGAAGAAGTTGCTCCGGCGGCGGAAGGCGACGTACCGCGTGCACCTGATGCGCCGGGAATTTTGTCGCAGCCACGCGGTGTCGCGGTGAGTCCCGATGGGAGCATCGTCGTCTGCGATTTCGGAAACAATCGCATGCAAGTGTTTCGGCGGGATCTTTCGTTCGTGCGCGTATTCGGGCGCCGTGGCGAACTGCCCGGGCAGTTCAAAGAACCTTGCGGCGTGGCCATCGGATCGAAGGGCGAAATTTACGTTGCCGACACTTGGAACGGGCGCGTGCAAGTGTTCGACGCCGAAGGCAAGTACCTGCGGGAGTTCGGCGAAGCGTTGTATGGTCCACGCGGCATTGCCGTAGACGCAAAGGGAAGTGTTTTCGTAGCCGACACGGGGAACAACCGCATCGTGCGGTACTCGGCGCGGGGAGACAAAGAGGTCGAGTGGGGTCGTAAAGGGGACGGTCCTGGAGAATTTTGGGAACCCACGGGTATCGTCGTCGATCAAAGCAGCACGGTGCTTGTGGCAGACAACGGCAATGGCCGGCTGCAAATGTTCACTCGGGATGGCAAGTTCCTCGGTAGCTTCCCTGTGCCTGGCTGGGAAAGCAAGGTGTTCTCCGAACCCCACCTAACGCTCGACGCTCGGGGAAACGTTTGTGCCACGGTTCCCGGCGATAAAGAGGTGCGCTGTTATGACCGCAGTGGCAAGCTGCTACGCGCAATCCGCGGCGATGGCTCAGCAGGTGTGGTGTTCGACACTCCCATGGGCATCGCGTTCGACGCTGCAACGAACGAACTGGTGATCTCCGACCTAGAAAATCGCATCGTGCGGATCCGCTATGGAGGCAGGTAA
- the ispF gene encoding 2-C-methyl-D-erythritol 2,4-cyclodiphosphate synthase: MIRVGHGYDLHKLVPGRALYLGGVALEYDRGLLGHSDGDVVLHALCDALLGAMALGDIGQLFPDTDERFLGTPSSVLVKEVARLVQQEGWEVFNVDVTIVAEAPRLAPHRHAMRSRIAELLGIPIEAVSVKAKSNEGVDAIGRGEAIAATVVAALREQPQQQVR; this comes from the coding sequence ATGATTCGCGTTGGCCATGGTTACGACTTACACAAGCTCGTTCCCGGGCGAGCCTTGTACCTCGGGGGAGTTGCCCTCGAGTACGATCGCGGCTTGTTAGGGCACTCCGACGGCGACGTTGTTCTGCACGCGCTCTGTGATGCCCTGCTCGGCGCGATGGCCCTCGGAGACATTGGCCAACTTTTCCCCGATACCGACGAGCGCTTTCTCGGTACGCCAAGCTCCGTGCTCGTCAAAGAAGTGGCCCGCCTCGTCCAGCAGGAAGGCTGGGAGGTGTTCAACGTCGACGTCACGATCGTTGCTGAAGCCCCGCGCCTCGCCCCTCACCGCCATGCCATGCGCTCCCGGATCGCAGAGCTCCTCGGAATCCCGATTGAGGCAGTGAGCGTGAAAGCAAAGTCCAACGAAGGCGTCGACGCCATTGGTCGTGGCGAGGCAATCGCAGCCACCGTCGTTGCCGCGCTGCGGGAGCAACCCCAGCAACAGGTTCGCTAG
- a CDS encoding ATP-binding protein: MMENVLGSLGEAVVLTDRDGIVVFLNPAAQELMGWSEAQVCRRPVRDVFAASPVVADLVSRTLASAQRQACGETVLQIGAGRSLPLRVSCSPVWSPHGAIEGTALVFHDLTYQRKLEQAVRRTETLARLGALVAGLAHEVKNPLGGIRGTAQLLADRYGNDPEIREYTSIMIRETDRLARLVEQLLLLGSPATPKLEPVNVHRTLHEVLRLCRPQLERSGIGTALEIDPSLPEIWSDPDQLTQLFLNLVHNACEAMESGGRLTIVTRMETDYHIVKGSGPGKFVRVEIADTGPGFAEEVLDQAFEPFFTTKPKGTGLGLAICQRIVTTLGGYIHLGNRELGGAVVTVHLPVDGRT; the protein is encoded by the coding sequence ATGATGGAGAATGTCTTAGGGAGCCTTGGCGAGGCCGTGGTGCTCACCGACCGAGACGGCATTGTGGTCTTTCTCAACCCAGCAGCACAAGAGCTGATGGGCTGGAGCGAGGCGCAAGTTTGCCGGCGGCCAGTGAGGGATGTGTTTGCCGCCTCTCCGGTGGTAGCGGACTTGGTGAGCCGCACACTGGCCTCCGCACAGCGGCAAGCATGCGGGGAGACTGTATTGCAGATCGGTGCGGGGCGCAGCCTACCTCTGCGGGTGAGCTGCTCGCCGGTCTGGTCGCCGCACGGCGCCATTGAGGGTACGGCACTCGTGTTTCATGACCTCACGTATCAGCGAAAGCTGGAGCAGGCGGTGCGTCGCACGGAAACTTTGGCGCGCCTCGGCGCCTTGGTGGCTGGCTTGGCGCACGAAGTGAAGAACCCATTAGGTGGCATCCGGGGAACGGCACAGTTACTGGCTGACCGCTACGGCAACGACCCCGAAATCCGCGAGTACACTTCCATCATGATCCGTGAAACCGATCGTTTGGCGCGCCTGGTGGAACAACTGCTGCTTTTAGGGAGCCCGGCCACGCCAAAGCTGGAGCCGGTTAACGTGCACCGCACTCTGCATGAGGTCTTGCGGCTCTGCCGCCCGCAGCTCGAAAGAAGCGGGATCGGAACCGCTCTGGAGATCGATCCGAGCCTGCCCGAAATTTGGTCCGATCCGGACCAACTCACACAACTCTTTCTCAATTTGGTTCACAACGCTTGCGAGGCCATGGAGAGTGGCGGGCGCCTGACGATCGTGACCCGGATGGAGACCGATTATCATATCGTGAAGGGCAGCGGCCCCGGCAAGTTTGTCCGGGTGGAAATTGCTGACACCGGTCCCGGGTTTGCGGAGGAAGTGTTGGACCAGGCATTTGAGCCTTTTTTTACGACGAAGCCAAAGGGAACCGGCCTCGGCTTGGCCATCTGCCAGCGCATCGTTACCACGCTCGGGGGATACATTCATCTCGGAAACCGTGAACTCGGGGGAGCGGTGGTCACGGTGCATTTGCCGGTGGACGGAAGAACATGA
- a CDS encoding sigma-54 dependent transcriptional regulator: MTAPVPRVLVADDEESIRWVLQRAIGDLGWEVDVAVDGHEALTKLTDDQYDIALVDIRMPGVDGLSLLSKLRDAGSNTSVIIITAQNTMANAIEAMKRGAYDYVTKPFDLEEVRILLQRLVEMRRQTAELERLERDQRKRFELGVEIVGRTPAMQEIFKTIGRVAPTDATVLIQGESGTGKELIARAIHAHSRRWSRPFVALNCSAVPRDLLESELFGHERGAFTGATEQRPGVFEVAHEGTLFLDEVGDMPLELQAKLLRVVQERELTRVGGREVIKIDVRLIAATNQNLDRAVREGKFREDLYFRLAVVPIHVPPLRQRRADIPELVRYFLEKINRELGTRVAGISDRALAKLLDHSWPGNVRELENTLVRAAVLAPGPLLMPNDLSLGEAPQAVTDGGEQLTLEAAVRRVAESLLGDNPDVLPRELYMRVLERVERPLIEFALERTGGNQLRAAALLGINRNTLHKKMTQLRIPPRRVGGESGT; this comes from the coding sequence ATGACCGCGCCAGTTCCGCGTGTGCTCGTTGCCGACGATGAAGAGTCGATCCGCTGGGTCTTGCAGCGGGCGATAGGCGATTTGGGCTGGGAGGTGGATGTCGCGGTTGACGGCCACGAGGCTCTCACCAAACTCACTGACGACCAGTATGACATTGCGCTCGTCGATATTCGTATGCCCGGCGTCGATGGTTTGTCCCTGTTGTCCAAATTGCGTGACGCTGGAAGCAACACCTCCGTGATCATCATCACCGCGCAAAACACCATGGCGAATGCGATCGAGGCCATGAAGCGCGGGGCTTACGATTACGTGACGAAGCCGTTCGACTTGGAGGAGGTGCGCATCCTTCTCCAACGTCTGGTGGAGATGCGCCGCCAAACCGCCGAGCTCGAACGACTCGAGCGGGACCAAAGAAAACGCTTCGAGCTCGGGGTGGAAATTGTCGGCCGCACGCCGGCAATGCAGGAAATATTCAAGACCATTGGGCGCGTGGCGCCCACCGACGCTACCGTGCTCATCCAAGGGGAGAGCGGCACCGGCAAGGAATTGATTGCCCGGGCCATTCACGCTCACTCGCGGCGGTGGAGCAGGCCGTTCGTGGCATTGAACTGTTCCGCCGTCCCACGCGACTTGTTGGAAAGCGAGCTGTTCGGTCACGAACGGGGCGCGTTTACGGGTGCCACGGAGCAGCGACCAGGGGTGTTCGAAGTCGCGCACGAGGGCACGTTGTTTCTCGACGAAGTGGGCGACATGCCACTGGAGCTGCAGGCCAAGTTGTTGCGTGTGGTCCAGGAACGGGAACTCACCCGCGTCGGCGGTCGCGAGGTGATCAAAATCGATGTTCGCTTGATTGCGGCAACGAACCAAAACTTGGACCGCGCGGTGCGCGAAGGGAAATTCCGGGAGGACTTGTACTTTCGTCTTGCCGTGGTGCCAATCCACGTTCCCCCGCTGCGGCAACGGCGAGCCGATATTCCTGAACTCGTGCGCTACTTCCTCGAGAAGATCAATCGCGAACTCGGTACGCGGGTGGCCGGAATCTCCGATAGGGCTCTGGCCAAGTTACTGGATCACTCGTGGCCGGGCAACGTCCGCGAGCTCGAAAATACCTTGGTGCGCGCCGCCGTGCTCGCACCCGGCCCGCTCCTGATGCCGAATGACTTGAGTCTCGGCGAGGCTCCGCAAGCTGTGACCGATGGTGGTGAACAACTTACCCTGGAGGCCGCGGTGCGCCGGGTGGCAGAATCGTTGCTCGGGGACAACCCCGACGTCCTACCGCGCGAGCTTTATATGCGCGTGCTGGAGCGGGTTGAACGACCATTGATTGAGTTTGCGCTGGAGCGGACCGGGGGCAACCAACTGCGGGCAGCCGCCTTGCTGGGCATCAATCGCAACACCCTTCATAAAAAGATGACGCAGTTGCGGATCCCTCCCCGACGCGTTGGCGGTGAGAGTGGCACTTGA
- a CDS encoding zinc ribbon domain-containing protein encodes MPIYEFRCRKCRKRFSILTLRIGESYEVRCEHCGATEAQRLMSRFAMPKSDEARMEALADPSRFGDLDENDPKSFARWMRSVGKEMGDEFGGDEFEEMIDEIESGEGHEAAEGEEPESGVSSEED; translated from the coding sequence ATGCCGATTTACGAGTTCCGTTGTCGTAAGTGCCGCAAGCGCTTTTCCATCCTTACCTTGCGCATCGGCGAATCCTACGAAGTGCGCTGCGAACACTGCGGGGCTACGGAGGCACAACGGTTAATGTCCCGCTTTGCCATGCCGAAATCGGACGAAGCGCGCATGGAAGCCTTGGCCGACCCCAGCCGCTTTGGAGATCTCGATGAGAATGACCCAAAGAGTTTCGCTCGTTGGATGCGGAGCGTCGGCAAAGAAATGGGCGATGAGTTCGGCGGTGACGAGTTCGAGGAAATGATCGACGAGATCGAGAGCGGCGAGGGGCACGAAGCCGCTGAGGGAGAAGAGCCAGAGTCGGGGGTTAGCTCCGAGGAAGATTAG